One window of the Chitinophaga niabensis genome contains the following:
- a CDS encoding ABC transporter permease, translating into MDKIKAFFEPLRILDKRAMMLLVIAEVIMAVLLWQLSGGGLIPTPAKVFSAIGTIFSYPDFIDNLFASLTLTIKGMFFSIVIALFISYLSIVPVFQPIARFIVKCRYLTLTGLIFLFTLLTSNGHQLKLSLLIFGIVPFFVTSLLSVIENINKQEFELCTTLRMNKWQQLWEVIIIGRLDQVFEVMRQNFAIAWLMITSVEGLSMSEGGLGVMLIKANKYVQLDIVFATLLIIFALGIFFDFILGLFRHWLFPYTKLETR; encoded by the coding sequence ATGATGCTGCTCGTGATCGCAGAAGTGATCATGGCAGTATTGCTCTGGCAGTTGAGTGGAGGAGGCCTGATACCAACGCCTGCAAAGGTGTTTTCAGCTATCGGCACCATTTTCAGCTATCCGGATTTTATAGATAACCTCTTTGCAAGTTTAACGCTCACCATCAAAGGAATGTTCTTTTCGATAGTGATCGCCCTGTTCATCAGTTATCTGTCCATCGTGCCCGTGTTTCAGCCTATAGCACGTTTTATCGTAAAGTGCCGGTATCTCACATTAACCGGTCTCATCTTCCTGTTCACACTACTCACCAGCAACGGTCATCAATTAAAGCTGAGCCTGCTGATCTTTGGTATTGTGCCCTTCTTTGTTACCTCCCTGCTGTCTGTGATAGAGAACATCAACAAACAGGAGTTTGAATTATGTACCACTTTAAGGATGAACAAATGGCAGCAATTATGGGAGGTGATCATCATCGGCCGTCTCGACCAGGTGTTTGAGGTAATGCGCCAGAACTTTGCTATCGCATGGCTGATGATCACATCTGTAGAAGGTTTGAGCATGAGCGAAGGTGGGTTGGGCGTAATGCTCATCAAAGCAAACAAATACGTGCAATTGGATATCGTATTCGCCACACTCCTGATCATCTTTGCATTGGGGATCTTTTTTGATTTCATACTGGGCCTCTTCCGGCACTGGTTATTTCCTTACACTAAACTGGAAACCCGCTGA